The Herbaspirillum sp. DW155 genomic interval CGATGAAGTCATCGTGTTGACCGGCAAAGACAAGGGCAAGCGCGGTGTCGTGACTGCTCGCGTCAGCGCCGATTATGTCGTCGTGGAAGGCGTGAACGTCGCAAAGAAGGCGACCCGTCCGAACCCGATGACGGGTGCAACTGGCGGCATCGTCGATAAGCTGATGCCAATTCATGTGTCGAACGTCGCGTTGTTCAACGCTGCGACCGGCAAGGCAGATCGTGTGGCTTACAAGGAAGTGGACGGCAAGAAGGTCCGCGCTTACAAGTCCAACGGCGAAGTCGTTAAGGTTTAAACATCATGGCACGTCTTCAACAGTTTTATAAAGATAAGGTCGTCGCCGATCTGACTACGAAGTATTCGTACAAGTCGGTGATGGAAGTTCCGCGCATCCTGAAGATCACCCTGAACATGGGTCTGTCCGAAGCAGTTGCGGACAAGAAGATCATCGAGCACGCCGTTGGCGATCTGACCAAGATCGCTGGTCAGAAGCCGGTGGTGACCAAGGCTCGCAAGGCTATCGCAGGTTTCAAGATCCGCGAAGGCTACCCGATCGGTTGCATGGTGACCCTGCGTGGCGCCCGCATGTACGAATTCCTGGATCGTCTGATCACCGTGGCCCTGCCGCGCGTGCGTGACTTCCGTGGCGTGTCCGGTCGTGCGTTCGATGGTCGTGGCAACTACAACATCGGTGTGAAAGAGCAGATCATCTTCCCCGAAATCGAGTACGACAAGATCGATGCACTGCGTGGCATGAACATCAGCATCACCACGACTGCAAAGACCGACGACGAAGCGAAGGCGCTTCTCGCCGCATTTAAATTCCCGTTCAGAAACTGAGGATGCCATGGCAAAACTGGCACTGATTAACCGTGAACAGAAGCGCGCAGAAATGGTGAAGAAGTATGCTGCCAAGCGCGCCGAGTTGAAGGCTATTATCGACGACCAATCGAAGTCGGAAGAAGAGCGTTACGAAGCCCGCCTGAAGCTGCAGGCCCTGCCGCGTAACTCCGCTCCGACCCGCCAGCGCAACCGTTGTGCGCTGACTGGCCGTCCCCGTGGTACTTTCCGCAAGTTCGGATTGGGCCGTATCAAGGTCCGTGAAATCGCCATGCGCGGCGAAATCCCGGGTTTGACCAAAGCTAGCTGGTAATAGGAGAAGAAGCAATGAGTATGAGCGATCCTATCGCCGATATGCTGACCCGTATCCGCAATGCGCAAGGCGTGAACAAGACTACCGTCGTCATGCCGTCTTCCAAAGTGAAGGTCGCCATTGCCAACGTCCTCAAGGACGAGGGTTATATCGAAGATTTCGCCGTGGTTGCCGCTGATGGCAAGGCTGAATTGAAAATCGGTTTGAAGTATTACGCTGGCCGTCCGGTCATCGAGCGCCTGGAGCGCGTGTCCCGTCCGGGTCTGCGCATCTACAAGGGCAAGGACGATATCCCCAACGTCATGAACGGCCTGGGTGTGGCAATCGTGTCCACCCCGCGCGGCGTGATGACTGACCGCAAAGCACGCGCAACCGGTGTCGGTGGCGAAGTGATTTGCTACGTGGCCTAAGGAGTGCAAGATGTCTCGTGTAGGTAAAATGCCTGTTGCACTGCCGAATGGCGCGGAAGCGACCATCACTGCAGAGCAAATCACCGTCAAGGGCCCGCTGGGCTCCTTGACCCAACCGCTGACCAAGAAGGTCAAGGTGGTCAACAACAATGGCTCGCTGAGCTTCGAAGTGGCTGATGACAGCCGCGAAGCCAACGCGATGTCGGGCACCCTGCGTGCTCTGGTCAACAACATGGTCAACGGCGTCACCAAGGGCTTCGAAAAGAAG includes:
- the rplX gene encoding 50S ribosomal protein L24, which encodes MAKIRKNDEVIVLTGKDKGKRGVVTARVSADYVVVEGVNVAKKATRPNPMTGATGGIVDKLMPIHVSNVALFNAATGKADRVAYKEVDGKKVRAYKSNGEVVKV
- the rplE gene encoding 50S ribosomal protein L5, which translates into the protein MARLQQFYKDKVVADLTTKYSYKSVMEVPRILKITLNMGLSEAVADKKIIEHAVGDLTKIAGQKPVVTKARKAIAGFKIREGYPIGCMVTLRGARMYEFLDRLITVALPRVRDFRGVSGRAFDGRGNYNIGVKEQIIFPEIEYDKIDALRGMNISITTTAKTDDEAKALLAAFKFPFRN
- the rpsN gene encoding 30S ribosomal protein S14, whose product is MAKLALINREQKRAEMVKKYAAKRAELKAIIDDQSKSEEERYEARLKLQALPRNSAPTRQRNRCALTGRPRGTFRKFGLGRIKVREIAMRGEIPGLTKASW
- the rpsH gene encoding 30S ribosomal protein S8 — translated: MSMSDPIADMLTRIRNAQGVNKTTVVMPSSKVKVAIANVLKDEGYIEDFAVVAADGKAELKIGLKYYAGRPVIERLERVSRPGLRIYKGKDDIPNVMNGLGVAIVSTPRGVMTDRKARATGVGGEVICYVA